The genomic window ttgtccccgcactgctccgtgtgtcagaccaacTTTCGAAGGTGCTCTGGCCTGCGTACCACCCGCGAGGGGACACGCGActtcgttgccccctgctgcagagccaCAACAActtttgcggaacgcacagcaggaccaacgcagacaacaccacgcgtccctcaccccacAAGTTACGATCACACTACCGCGAAGTTTTAAATTCTtacaactgaactgcaacggacttacgagtaagattgacgtgatagtcgacttcatgagccgacatggtatcaagatagctgcggtccaagatacaaaactgcacgctagctcctccctgatcaccagggacggctacaacGTGCACAGAAAGGATCGCGAGCGAGAGCACGGTGGTGGcttagcgtttatagtccaccatacagtgcagtatcgtctcatcgatgaattcatcgaccgcagggacaacACCTTAGAATGCCAAgggatagctgtccggtcaggcgatgccgagctcgaaatttataaGGGTGTGAAAACCGAtaggtagtaggtgactttaatgcgcatcacgatctttggcattcaagcctgccaaatgatcttAGGGGACAGCTATTTGCAGAGCAGATAggcgattcgacattcagcactgtaaacgacgacgcccccactagggtagtgggcaattgcagcagctcgcctggcatcacaattgctagcgcaggtctgataaatagtataacctggcgacctatgctatcgcttgcactAGACCACTTGctcattatcatctcgatcgagaaacctgccgaatttgtttccgcggatcatcggtcatacatcaactttaacaaagctgattagaccagattcgcggaatttactgaagaCATCTTCGCAGCTCTCCCCATTCTCACCGATGTGCAAGGAGGCGAACGCACATTCCGCAAGGTGGTCACAGCCACAACGAGCGTGATCTCCTGCACCAGGCCGATCTAGGGGATCCTcggataaaggatctcaattctgAGATTCGGTAACTGGTAACCCGatataagcggactaaatgggaagagcatctgaagtcctccAACTTCAGCTCTGGtgcaccgtaaggtccctgtcgaacccgacgaagcacaacgacaaggtggatatcaccttcaacggttgtgcTTCGTCGGTTACTTTTTCAAATTGTAACTTGACAGCTctttataaatatgttttttcatCGTTTCTCGACAGTGGGTTTCAAAAGTGTGGCCACTCGCCTGTAGCTGTCATATTTAGTAGCAAATCGTTATTCGAAAACGAAAACGAATAacatgaaacacaaaacgaatgatgtagaatccaaagtgctcctcaatttattttttcaccatacctaacggcCGGGTATCTATATATTCCCTCGTTTCcaagacagtcggttctacgtcaccggaacgacccggatttatatccagtcAAGGATTTTTTAGTGTGAAGTGTCACCTTGACAAGGgccataaactttaaattgttagatcgatactttacgagatatcgatcactacagacatctactgagaaaataatggatttatgataatatatatttaaaaccaCCAGTATTAaagattttatgtatttctaACTCCTAAtccttaataaaattaaatttataatttttagcttTCATTATGGCACATCttgatttaaattgaaaaatatttttgttttttaatctcaaaataaaaaattagtacattCTTCACTCTAATCTCATAGCTAAACAAACTCTTCATTgctatttaataaacaaatatttaacaatttcattcataagtcTCAATAAATCAACTCTACTTTACCTCTCTTTTCTCCAACACAGAGACTGACAAGATGCAAGGTGTGAAGCGTGTGGTGGTATTCTGCATACTGATCGTCATACTGCCCGCCACACTGATAATCATACCCCTCTACCTACGCCGCACAGTCTTCGCAGACGTTGTTTATCCCGTCGCCGAGTCAGACATCATTGAGATACGCGACGGCTTATCATCGATCTTCTGTCAGCAACATTCACTACGCATGAATTCAAACTTCAACGCATTTCAATTGCGCAGCAAACCCGAAGTTTCCACAAATCGTAAACATATACGTCTAAAGAAGTCAATGACGTTGCCCGACGATACGCTAGAGTATTGGGGCTTCTATCTGCTAAAGGGTGCCAGAGTGCATCTAAAGTTTTGCTCACGCTATGACGGCTCGCGTATCCTGGTAGTAAAGGGACAACGCAATTTAAACACCTGCGGACTGCTTGATcacaatcaaaataaattaggCGCAAATTTTGCGCAGGGTCACGAACAGGTGAAAGTCTTCTTCGAGGATATTAAGGAAATGGCAGACGTTGTGCCAGTGGACGAGGCTACTGCTGATAAGAAGCCAGTCGATATTAATATGGAGGAGGAAAATCATGGTGCTGAGGATTCTAGTGAAGATGCAGAAGAGGAGTCATTTCAGCGCGCTAAGGTTGCAGCACACATGGCAGCCGCAGCGGCGCTGGTGATGCCACCGCAACTTGCAAGTAATATAACAACTATACCTACGTTAAAACCAGCAAAAATACGTggaaagaagttgaaaaaaggcTCGATAAGTTCAATGCGCAATCGCCGATTACCTTCAAGTGCCCCCATGCATGCCACAACGCACACACCGGCAAAGAGCTCAGCGGGAGCATCAAATGAAAGTAAGGATAGATATCGTCGACGCAGAAGTCATTCGAATGTCGCTGCTACAGCAGATACGTCACACTTGAAACAAAAACACCAGGTGGCGGAACATCGGAAACAAGAAGTCTATGATCAATTGTACAAGCGACGGCGGACAAAACGTGAGCATGTCTACGATCGTAAATACAGTCATGGCGGCAATGCTGTTAATTTTACCATCACTGATGAATCGAACTCGGTTTCAAGCTTTGAAACTGGACTTTTTAACTGCTACAATGGTGCCATATTACTAGCCGAAGGATTCCCACCCTCAGCGAAATGCGTCAATGCGCATTTCCTAGAGAATGGGTCCCATCGCATGCTCTCTAAGCATGAAATAAACGAAGATGGTTActactattatattttttatagtgaCAACGATCTGGTGCGCAATGACATTCACGCCATTTTCGATATTTACAAACCAACCTTTCAATACTCCAACTTGAGCGATTTGACGGGTTGTGTGAATGCGACGAATTGCACGTTTCCCATTGGATTTCTTTCCGATGAAATTGTAGTAGTGGAAGTGCCCACGCGTGATGGCATCGAGCATGAAGAGGACGACATCACTTACCTAATCTCAACGTGTCATCCGCGCACGGCAGTCTACGCGATTTTTCCTATTGCGGTGCTAATATTAATATTGAGTTGTTCATTTTTATAGAAGAGACGAGGGGCAACCAACTGGCCCAAAACATATTCGAACGGGTGACGCTTAAACTTAatttagctaattttttttgtaaattataaaacataAACGTAAAATAATGATAGAAGAGTAcacttgaattaaaataaataattttatacaaatcgAAAAATATGGAATGTAATAAGTCATCATTAGATTGAAGGCTTATCTACACATCGGCCATATGAGTGCGCAAAATGCATTGATGAATTcgagagaacaaaaacaaataaataagtatgtcGTAAAAAATCATAGATTTAAATTGACTGTATTTTtcgaacaatttttaaaatagtttttaaaatgtgtgcattgtattttttaactaattttatacttatgcatataatTGTAACTGTATGTTTGGAGGAACACAGATAATAATTATATTAGTGATGCGGCGTTTCGctttatgtataaaaacaataatgtgTTTTAATGGTTTTGGAAATTAAGTttacacatacatgtacatacctGTATGTATTCATGATATTCATTTAGCCATCCAGCCAAGCATTACAGCTttttgtcacaatttttttctaaccatgaaacattttttattgtcaGTGCTAGTTTTCATTGCTCTAATTACCAACAATTCTTTTAGCAAAAAGTGGCTTGAtttatgtttaaattaaaattaaacgcaCACAATAGCACGGAAAATATTCTATCATCAAAAAGAACTCAACCGTCACGACCactgttttttccaaaaatcattGCTTCTGCATTGTCCAATTTAGTCATTATTAGTTTTCTCTACACAGTTTTTTCTACACCGCCGTCtaaaggtaaataaaaaatagtgctGAGTATTTAtatttacgagtatatatgtatgtatacagccTGTTTAATATCgttataaaaaggaaaaaattaaaaaaaatttttttcgcaataagcgttgtgcaatttgttagttttgtgagaaGTTTAGAAAGCGTGAGTTGCTTTTACAAAACGATATCCGGctatgaaaaacgatttgaagcaatgaaaaacgatttgggaAATGTATCAGACCagcccataagttcgtgcgttttttaaagggggttttaaaactaataaaaaagatgttccaagtatttattaatcaataatatattttccttcattacttacaatgtcttcccaacggttaggcaaatttttaattccctgctccaaaaaaatgtttgttcttggagccaaaatacgcttcgatatccctttttatagcttcttttgagtagttcttgttacacacatgggattgaagtccacggaaaaggtgataatcacaaggtgcagtATCCgtagagtatggtggatgcggcattagctcccatccgagctcgttcagcttgcctaatgttcgCCTtgtggtatgaggtcttgcgttgtcgtggtgaaacaaaactttgcgtctattcactaaagactgtcggtttttgttaagtgcctcattcaggtttgatagctgatgggaataataatcagcagttatcgtctggtttggttccagaaattcataataaacaataccggccatatcccaccaaatagacaggagaatcttcttggggtgaaggtcatctctaggggtcAGTTCTGGTGCTTCATATTtgtctaaccattggcgtttgcgaacaggattattgtaaaggacaaaaaactttcattttcaagccgttgcagcagctgagaacacacattctcTCTCTGCTTAAGGTTGacaacggaaagtctatgcggaactcattttcccagctttgaaaccttttccgaactgaaccaggtgcctgtgaactgttccatgcgatgaatttaacctctgagctatcatatcgactgtccaatttggctcagcttccacgagttcgaacaAGGCGTCGTagttcaggacgaccagcgcccggggcatcctccacgccgcagttaccacttcggaattttgaaaaccacttttgcgcagtccttacacttacggtatcctctccgtgaacagtgtttatttctgccgcagcagttgttgcatttttaccacttttataaaaaaaagcaaaatatgcctcttatacgcgttcgaagattccattctattttttaacaacactgCTTCTATCCgccattaaaatcacttgttgaatgcacaatatatcaaagaaaatataaatacatagttccgttatattccgcgaatagttttttgtgtgcaaaaatcgtacaaaagtaaaattatgggtaaaatacgcacgaacttatggactgacctgatatgtaTCGCAAATAAATGGGTGCAGCCGAATAATGAAGTTGAAAACGTTGACGAATTCCCATAAAAAATACCTCTCCAAACCAAATTCAAGTTAcattattgatttgtttgtgacaaagccaATAATGCAACCAAAGACACGCTTCGAGGACTTCACGAGAAGACCTCAAATTGTCCATTGAGTCCATTGAGAAAACCGCTGCTCTCCTTATTACACATTCAAAAAGGACTTACAGAGGCTAAGGCAAATACAGAACGTAATTGGCCAAACGCAATATTCAcggataaattttcttttttggcgcATAGTTGCATACGTCGGTCACTTCAACGAACTTTTAAGCATCCACTTCAGGTTCATGTTTCGggctgcttctccgaaaaaggatttggcggtttgtttgtgtttaccctcaatttgaatgcagttttgatgaataaaatgtaccaaaaaacATTATTACTGTCAGCTGTGAAGATATTTGGAAGAACTAGCCAGGCTTGGACAAGAAGACAACGATCTCAAGCCTCGAAGCCGAAGATGTGTAGAGTGCAAACAATAAAAGAGGATTGAGATGTTggattggttgttgttgttgttgtagcagcataaacatctcccatacatacatatggggaatgctgctgaagtgacagtccttggccggatataaatccgggtcgtttcggtaacgtagaaccgactgtcgttgaAACGATGTTGAATTGGTCTTCACAGTCGCCGGAAAATATTTGGgcaatagttaagcaaaaactcaaaggaagACAAATATGGACGGCCAAACAGCTATCAAGGCAATTTCGGCTGATTTGGAGCCGATTAACTTTAAAACTGGAGCGGAAATTAACGCAGAGTATGACTCGAAGATGTGAAGTCATTATAACTAATGGTGGTGACTATCATTTTATTGATTATattgcgtataataaatattgtaagcCCATACAATGAATGGAATAAGTCAAATAGTTAGTAAGTTATGGTGGTATTGCTGCTATTAGACAgaaacataataataatgtgCCAAAGAGAGCTCAGTGAGccaaacatgtaaaaatttgatTTGCGAGAAATTTGTTGTCTTCGTTGTCTTaaggattatttttttttatgttttactcAAAGCTTTAAATTGCAAGGCATTAATAATCCCCGCCTAAATTGTTGAGCCCATTACTCAGTAGACTCAGAAATGTAACATTGGATAAGGTTGGCCAGAGAGAAAGAAAAGTTAGGTGAGTTCGTTTAAGTGGGAATGAGCAAAGATTGGTATCGTGTAGAACTTTTTTATTGAGATTAAATTAGTAacattattcttatttaattccgTACAATCTTTAAATCGAATTAGGTTGAAGCTACCCATTATTGATTTTAAGTGCAATAAACTCGGTAGATTGCCCCTGTATGAGCTTCGCATTTTTCTACTTcctgctgctggagtgacagtccagTACATCCATTTGTATTTTCACCTCAATTCGATGTAAGTGAACCGTTATAAGATGTTTGAGTTTGCATTTCCTTGCAAATGCTATGATGAACGTTACGTTGAACCCCACCTTAATACACTcgcaccagcatggtttccgaagagtgcacagcaccaccacggcactcaccgtcattaacATCCAGGTAAGCCGGGCCTCAACCAAAACCACCCCTGcaagaggactgtcctagtagcgttgaaTCTAAAAAAGACTTttgatacagtcagccacgccacgctactagatgacattttacagtcgacactcccgccagggctgaagaggtggaccgtgaactacctgagtggtcgtcattcgtcggtgatatttcgagaccaaacatctaaacagaggaaaataaagcagGGCGTAGCGCAGGgaggtgtcctttcacccttgcttttcaacttctatatctcgaaactcgcccagccaccagagggagtctccctggtctcctacgccgacgactgcacgataatggcgccGGGCAATggcattgatggcctgtgctccaaggtaaacgactaTCTCGCCAGCCTTTCTCGATTCTTCACTGCGACGAATTTACAACTCTCCCctactaaatccacggcgacccttttcacctcctggacaaaggaggtccagctacaactcaaggtgaaagtcgatgatacacaaattccgacggttaacaaccccaaaatattgggagttacctttgacagcttgctctccttctcagcgcatacaaccgctattgcaactaaagtacagaatcgcaacaaggttctcaagtcgctcgccggcagcacttggggcaaagacaaggaaatgttgctgtcgacttttaaagcaataggccgaccggttctaaactatgttGCGCCTCTCTGGTCACCTGGAatcagtgattcgcagtggacgaagcttcagacctgccaaaacactgctttAAGGACCGTTACAGGATGTTTTCTGATGTCACCTATACAACACCTACATAATGAGGCCCAAATACTGActgttaaggagcataacaaattgctcagtgagcagtttctgctagggtgttaccgcagacCTCACCCAtgtagacacctgctcgaggctgagccacctcccaggcacatcaggaggcatttcctcaactacgcggacgagatctcaGACAAAACAAACAGACAGTTACTGGATCGGActgtgtacagacaggccataagcgacattcatcgggagactctcaccaccttcttaagctcccgactgCGAATGCctttatcggagtccaaccaccaccaatcgctGAGAGTCCcacgtaaccttggcacaattacgttctggatattgtagcaggttaaactcctacttagccagaatcgaccccgacatactaaacatatgtccagcatgtgaaggcagcccgcatgacactaaccaccttttcacatgccctattAAACCCAAGCATCTaaaacccctctccctctggacccaacccgtcgaaaccgctagtttcctgggcctaccgttagatgagctagacgaagacgaccggtgattacgctacactgtcagggcaaaggtactgctacaacaacaacaaaaatgtttcgACAGTTGTATCCCTAATTGAATTCTGATACACAGAGGCTCTTCGAATTTCCCTCTACATATATTATCAGAAGAGCCTTGAAATGATAAACCAATCCTGTCCAATTCCAACAGTACATCTACTACTACGTTCCACCTTAGTTGTGATAGTGCACCACCTTGCCGACACCCTCTGGATGCATTTGCCATAATGCTACCCGCGCTGGTTCGTATATCTACATACCTTTTTCGTACTTAACATACTGGTCCTCCACTGTGGGAGAGTTTCTGGTAGGTGTGGTAATTTTTTCCAGGGACTGAGGTCAGAGCACCACGAGTTTGCAAGGGGACATGTGGGAACCACAAGTTCGATCCATGTAGGGTTAACAAGTTGGACACCCAACTCAGCGTACTCTTCTAGGCATTGTTTAATATATCTCCACCGCTAGACCCAGCATTGTGTCTTATGGGGACACAGCTACGAGGCAGAGAAAAAAACGTCTTTACGGTAAAATGACTATGTACTGAATTGACGAAAAATCGTTAAAACATCCCTAAAACGCTTAACAAAACCAACACGTCTTTAAAACCAGCATgtcataataaaattttgtttgtgaaacCTCGTAACTTAAAAATGATTTGTGATATTAGAAAGAaggaattgttaaaaattagttttactcgATTGATGTGGTTCCTATTTGTTATCCCCATCGAAACGAAATCTAAATATTGGAAGCGAATGAGCGTAACGCAATGAAATCGAATTAGTTCTCCTAGGTGATCAGCTCAAAACCGCTCATAATGGAGCGGAAATGTATATATACCGTATAATGGATCTACCCGGTTGAAGATAATACATACATGACCTCAGGTCGAtagcaacaagaaaaaaatttcttcaggTAGTACCAATATTTCAACACAGTAAACTTCTGTCAAGCATCTCACGATACGAAACATCCTTTCACATCAATTCATTAGGAGCGATACGTTCCGTTGCCATGACAGTCGGTGggaacgacagtcggttctaatgATCCGGGTATACAtctggctgttgttgttgtagcagcataaacattccccatacttacatacggggaatgctgctggagtgacaatccttggccggatataaatccgggtcgtttcggtaacgtagaaccgactgtcgtggaaacgggtATACATCTGGCCTAGATGGTTGCTTCAGCagcattttccaaaaatgtagaaaaaattttactctTATGATGTAACTTCATGGACCCCCCTTGGGGTTTTGAACACTGCAACACATCAGCCGCTGAGCTTGGCAAAGTTTAGATGGGGCCCTTAAAGTATGAAATAAGAgcaattataattaatataaatgtaTAATTATTCAAGACTTCCGAATTCGGTTGAGTATAGCATTAatgtaatacagggtggctgatgaattttgctacattaagaaactcaaataactttttttttagtgtatggaattcatttatttttttttttcaagttgaaggtcattaaattttattaaatgtagcttaactagttttaaaaataattgaatttaaatgccccccatgctcgttgacacaagtgcggcatcttagtaaaaagttgttcattgctgctttgagagttgcgacaggaatagccgcaattgttgcccgaatggattgttttagttcatccaaatttgttggctttgttttataaacttcttgtttacataaaccccacaagaaaaagtcaggtgcagtaaggtcaggcgacctggggggccaacgaaattcggagtttcttgaaatcagtttattgggaaattttcgtcgcaactctgtcataacagtctgggctatgtgagacgttgccccatcttgttgaaaccacacagagttcaaaggaattctctttcggcgtagttctggatagaaaaattctttcagcattttcaaataacggtctccagtaaccgtaacggtgtgaccattttcttcaaaaaaataaggcccgacaatacagcgtgaagaaaccgcacaccacactgtcacgccaAGAGGATGCAATttcgtctcgtggagtatctgtgggttagaagtactccatattcgacaattttttttttgttcacattgccgtttaaatcgaaatgggcctcatcagacatgaaaaggcagtttaacatgttttggtcttcttccaccatttgcaggatcttctggcgaaattccaagcgaatcggcaagtctgctgcattcagtttgttaaccatttgaattttgtagggaaataagtctaaatctttgtgcattattgtttgcaaagactgtcggctgacaccaagttgagcagataagcttcttgttgaaacccttggattgctttgtatagctgcagctacagcagcgatcgtttcctccgtccgaactggtacgtttcgatgataaggccttcttgcgactgttccttgctcagcaaaattattcaccagtctcattatggtccatctgcttgggggatcgccgccaaacatccgcctgtactctctctgtaccaaaactacggactccagtgcgtgatagcggcggactatccaaattcttgtttgcgtgtcccagttatacattttaataaattttaaagatcaatctgcaaattaaaacaaaaatggaacagataacttaaaaagaaaaaaagttattcaatttttttttggtagcggctttcatcagccaccctgtatttatacCACTAGTGACCTTTGGAAAtggtaaattgaataaaaaagtattttaatacaCAACAGCCGACACTGAAATCTGCAAACTTAAAAATCCAAACTAATTTATGTTTAAATCTAGTTTTAACACTAATTTCGGAAAAGAGGTAGTTTTCGCTTTTTTACATTCGCTCATTTTTTatgattcgaaattttttcacgACTGACCAATCGCACACTTAGTTAAAGGCAAGGAATGAATGGTATATGAACTAAGTGCCACAAAAATATATCTAAGTTTACTAGATAAAAATTCAACTGTAACTGATCGCTACACAAGTGCCTGGATTTCAGTGTTCGCTGgtgtaattagaaataaaaattatatgattTTAGAAGTACGTGGGATATCTGTGATGCTCCAGTTATTGCAGATAAATAAATAGCtacattatatacatattttatttcttcatttgtaAGCGATTCATTTATCCAGGTATACATTTGAACAAGATTTTTTTGaacgaaaataatttatatttattaaatgaaataaaaggtaAGAGATGACTTCTTAATAACATTAAATAACTCTAATAAGTTTGGCACTTTTAAGCAagcgtttgctttttctttGTGCTGAACCAGTGATTGAAATCTAAGCGCAGGAGCAGCTGTGTTAAAGGCGTCGTATTCGGATTTGTTTTTAACGAGATTAAATAATTCATTAATTGATCCATTAAGATGCCAAAGCGTTCATCCAGTTTATCAATTTGGTCGTAAGTTTTCGACACAGACAATTCTTGCCCCAAAATCATACTGAGATTATCGCACAAATTGAACACATCGATAAGGACATTATAAATTGGATTATTTGATTGCGATATTATaaattgatttatatttattttcata from Anastrepha ludens isolate Willacy chromosome 5, idAnaLude1.1, whole genome shotgun sequence includes these protein-coding regions:
- the LOC128863277 gene encoding uncharacterized protein LOC128863277 isoform X1; this translates as MAEKSLMKRPVQPTHTSPSLGVYHYYNSDFYYSLPNLRKTDKMQGVKRVVVFCILIVILPATLIIIPLYLRRTVFADVVYPVAESDIIEIRDGLSSIFCQQHSLRMNSNFNAFQLRSKPEVSTNRKHIRLKKSMTLPDDTLEYWGFYLLKGARVHLKFCSRYDGSRILVVKGQRNLNTCGLLDHNQNKLGANFAQGHEQVKVFFEDIKEMADVVPVDEATADKKPVDINMEEENHGAEDSSEDAEEESFQRAKVAAHMAAAAALVMPPQLASNITTIPTLKPAKIRGKKLKKGSISSMRNRRLPSSAPMHATTHTPAKSSAGASNESKDRYRRRRSHSNVAATADTSHLKQKHQVAEHRKQEVYDQLYKRRRTKREHVYDRKYSHGGNAVNFTITDESNSVSSFETGLFNCYNGAILLAEGFPPSAKCVNAHFLENGSHRMLSKHEINEDGYYYYIFYSDNDLVRNDIHAIFDIYKPTFQYSNLSDLTGCVNATNCTFPIGFLSDEIVVVEVPTRDGIEHEEDDITYLISTCHPRTAVYAIFPIAVLILILSCSFL
- the LOC128863277 gene encoding uncharacterized protein LOC128863277 isoform X2 — its product is MQLNEYYFEETDKMQGVKRVVVFCILIVILPATLIIIPLYLRRTVFADVVYPVAESDIIEIRDGLSSIFCQQHSLRMNSNFNAFQLRSKPEVSTNRKHIRLKKSMTLPDDTLEYWGFYLLKGARVHLKFCSRYDGSRILVVKGQRNLNTCGLLDHNQNKLGANFAQGHEQVKVFFEDIKEMADVVPVDEATADKKPVDINMEEENHGAEDSSEDAEEESFQRAKVAAHMAAAAALVMPPQLASNITTIPTLKPAKIRGKKLKKGSISSMRNRRLPSSAPMHATTHTPAKSSAGASNESKDRYRRRRSHSNVAATADTSHLKQKHQVAEHRKQEVYDQLYKRRRTKREHVYDRKYSHGGNAVNFTITDESNSVSSFETGLFNCYNGAILLAEGFPPSAKCVNAHFLENGSHRMLSKHEINEDGYYYYIFYSDNDLVRNDIHAIFDIYKPTFQYSNLSDLTGCVNATNCTFPIGFLSDEIVVVEVPTRDGIEHEEDDITYLISTCHPRTAVYAIFPIAVLILILSCSFL
- the LOC128863277 gene encoding uncharacterized protein LOC128863277 isoform X3 → MQGVKRVVVFCILIVILPATLIIIPLYLRRTVFADVVYPVAESDIIEIRDGLSSIFCQQHSLRMNSNFNAFQLRSKPEVSTNRKHIRLKKSMTLPDDTLEYWGFYLLKGARVHLKFCSRYDGSRILVVKGQRNLNTCGLLDHNQNKLGANFAQGHEQVKVFFEDIKEMADVVPVDEATADKKPVDINMEEENHGAEDSSEDAEEESFQRAKVAAHMAAAAALVMPPQLASNITTIPTLKPAKIRGKKLKKGSISSMRNRRLPSSAPMHATTHTPAKSSAGASNESKDRYRRRRSHSNVAATADTSHLKQKHQVAEHRKQEVYDQLYKRRRTKREHVYDRKYSHGGNAVNFTITDESNSVSSFETGLFNCYNGAILLAEGFPPSAKCVNAHFLENGSHRMLSKHEINEDGYYYYIFYSDNDLVRNDIHAIFDIYKPTFQYSNLSDLTGCVNATNCTFPIGFLSDEIVVVEVPTRDGIEHEEDDITYLISTCHPRTAVYAIFPIAVLILILSCSFL
- the LOC128864703 gene encoding uncharacterized protein LOC128864703, with protein sequence MAPGNGIDGLCSKVNDYLASLSRFFTATNLQLSPTKSTATLFTSWTKEVQLQLKVKVDDTQIPTVNNPKILGVTFDSLLSFSAHTTAIATKVQNRNKVLKSLAGSTWGKDKEMLLSTFKAIGRPVLNYVAPLWSPGISDSQWTKLQTCQNTALRTVTGCFLMSPIQHLHNEAQILTVKEHNKLLSEQFLLGCYRRPHPLHLLLRSTLVVIVHHLADTLWMHLP